AGGGTTGTTTTATTCCGCGTTTGATTTGCCGTTGACGCGTCGCGATCTGCTGTGCTTTTTGTCGCTATATCAACGCAATTGGCTGCGTAGCGATGTGAAAACGCTGCGCCATATCGTTGACAGAGCAGTCGCACTGTACCAAAAAGATTTTGGACGCACGCCGCCAGCACATATTCAGAATATTGTTTCCCATCTGGCGGCGCATTGATGCGACTGGATAAATTTCTCACGCACACGGCAGAGATGACGCGCCAGCAAGCGCAGCGCGCGGTGCGCGGCGGCATGGTGTGTGTAAATGATGTTGTTACGAAACAAGCGGCGCAACTGCTGTGCGATACGGATGTGGTCACATTAAATGGAAGTGTTTTGCAGGCCGTGCAGCCGCGCTATTTTATGCTGCACAAACCTATGGGTTATGTGTGCGCAAACAGTGACGGCCATCATCCAGTCGTTTTGGATTTACTGCGCGAGCCACGCCGCGACAGTTTGCAGGTGGTTGGGCGTTTGGATATCGACACTACCGGCTTGGTATTGCTGACCGATGATGGGCAGTGGAATCATCGCGTCACCGCGCCGACTAGCCACTGTAAAAAAAGTTATTGCGTGCAATTGGCAGAGCCATTGCCAGTGGGTGCTGAAAAACAGCTGTGCGATGGCGTGCAGTTGGATGGCGAGAAAAAATTGACCAAGCCTGCGCAATTATTTTTGTTAGATAACGAGCGCTTACAAGTGCGTTTGGTGATTAACGAAGGTAAATACCATCAAGTGAAGCGCATGTTTGCTGCCGTTGGTAATCGTGTTGTCGGCTTGTATCGAGAAAGTATTGGCAATGTGGTATTAGATGCGGCACTGGCTGTGGGCGAATACCGCGCGTTAACGCCAGAAGAAGTGGCAGGTATTTAATCGTGGCAAGCGATATGGCTTTGGATGTTTTGTTGCCGCATTTGCATCGCAGTGTGGGTAAAACATTGTGGATAGCAGATGAGGCGGCGCTGGATGCGGTTACAGCCGTTCAGCCTGTGTCGCAGTTGACTATTATCAGCAATCGCTATGATGTGGTTATGGCTGCGCAATCTGTCGGCCATCAAGCTGTTTTTTCTGATTTCGATTTTCTGTCTTTTGAGCAGAACAGTTATGCGCGCATTGTTTATCGTTTGTCGAAAGAAAAAGCGGTTGTGCATCATGTGATTAATTGTGCAGTCGAGTTACTGGCGCAACAAGGAGAGTTGGTGTGCGCCGGTTTTAAAACAGATGGCGCAAAAACTTATCTCGATAAATGCAAGAAAATATTTGGCAATGGCGGTGCGCAGAAATGCGGTGTGGCATATTTGGGTGTTTTTCAGAAAACATCGCAAGAGCTTGCTGCTGCGCTTGATGATAGAAATTATACGGAGCTACGGTTAATCAACGCAGAAGGGTTGAGCTTTTTGAGCAAACCCGGTGTGTTTGGTTGGGAGTGTGTAGACGACGGTAGCGCATTGTTGATTTCAGTGTTGGATGATTTTTTAGAACAAGAAAAATGCCAGCCACAGTCGTTGTTAGATTTGGGTTGTGGCTATGGCTATCTCACCCTGATGACACGACACCTGTCGCTGCAACACCGTGTGGCTACCGATAACTGTGCGGCAGCATTGCTAGCTATGCGTGCCAATGCAGAGTATTACGCATTGGCAGTGGATGTGATGGCGAGTGATGCGGGCAATGCCGTGCAGGGTGTTTTCGATTGCGTAGTGTGTAATCCGCCATTCCATCGCGGCACGGCAGTGGCTGGTGATCTAACCGAGCATTTCTTGCGTCAGGCTGCGCGTCTATTGAGTGCGCAAGGGGTTGCAGTATTTGTGGTGAATGCGTTTATCCCTTTAGAGAAAAAAGCGGCAGCATATTTTTCAGTTGTAGAGTTGCTGGTGAATAGCGGCTCGTACAAAGTGCTGGTACTGCGGAAATAAAAAAACCCGCCGTAGCGGGTTTTGTGTGTGCGGTGGTGAATTATGGATTTTTTACTTCAGCACCCAGAGTCAGCGGACGATCAGATTCGAGTACCAACGCATAGCTGGTTTTCTCAAAGACATTGAACACCATCGCTAAGCCGGCGCGTTCGTTGATCAATTTAACTTTTTCGCCTGTCACTGGGTCTTTCATGGTTTCACCCTGTGCAAAAATAGCCAACACATTGCCTACTTCTAGGTTGTCGCGTTTACCTTTGTCAATTAACACAACATTCATCGCACCGTATTCACTCACGCCGCCAGCCACATCAATGACTTTGCCTTGGATGTCATTTTTGGGTGAGCTGGGGTAGAAAATAGCATCAATGGCACGCTCTTCGCTGGGTAATAAACGATCCTTGCCCAGCACTTCGCGCGTGCTGCGTAGAATGCTCATTTTTGCAATATCACCTTCCGTGTGCGTGATTTTGGCGGTGCCAATATCAACAGCTTCTACGCCTAATATCTCGCCAGTTGCTTCATCAGTGTAAATTTTGCCTTTGCGGTAGATGCCGTAGGTAGGAACTTTAGAATCAAATTCACCGCGCGCGTTGATGACATCACCTGCACCCGTGACGAGATGCCGCTCTGTTCCAGCCAAGACATACGGCGCTGCGTCTAAGACGCCACCGTCCACAATGCGGCTGCCACTGAGAAAGGGGTTGATG
The DNA window shown above is from Cellvibrionales bacterium and carries:
- the rsuA gene encoding 16S rRNA pseudouridine(516) synthase RsuA, with the protein product MRLDKFLTHTAEMTRQQAQRAVRGGMVCVNDVVTKQAAQLLCDTDVVTLNGSVLQAVQPRYFMLHKPMGYVCANSDGHHPVVLDLLREPRRDSLQVVGRLDIDTTGLVLLTDDGQWNHRVTAPTSHCKKSYCVQLAEPLPVGAEKQLCDGVQLDGEKKLTKPAQLFLLDNERLQVRLVINEGKYHQVKRMFAAVGNRVVGLYRESIGNVVLDAALAVGEYRALTPEEVAGI
- a CDS encoding LysM peptidoglycan-binding domain-containing protein — translated: MKWNVIGLIGALLLSFTATAEDVKLAPNHPNSYVVQKGDTLWDISGKFLQQPWEWPKIWHVNPEICNPNLIYPGDTVNLNMVDGKPQLDVTRANPCGGTVKMSPNSDNRLSPHIRVEELGSAIPAIPLDIINPFLSGSRIVDGGVLDAAPYVLAGTERHLVTGAGDVINARGEFDSKVPTYGIYRKGKIYTDEATGEILGVEAVDIGTAKITHTEGDIAKMSILRSTREVLGKDRLLPSEERAIDAIFYPSSPKNDIQGKVIDVAGGVSEYGAMNVVLIDKGKRDNLEVGNVLAIFAQGETMKDPVTGEKVKLINERAGLAMVFNVFEKTSYALVLESDRPLTLGAEVKNP
- a CDS encoding methyltransferase; the encoded protein is MASDMALDVLLPHLHRSVGKTLWIADEAALDAVTAVQPVSQLTIISNRYDVVMAAQSVGHQAVFSDFDFLSFEQNSYARIVYRLSKEKAVVHHVINCAVELLAQQGELVCAGFKTDGAKTYLDKCKKIFGNGGAQKCGVAYLGVFQKTSQELAAALDDRNYTELRLINAEGLSFLSKPGVFGWECVDDGSALLISVLDDFLEQEKCQPQSLLDLGCGYGYLTLMTRHLSLQHRVATDNCAAALLAMRANAEYYALAVDVMASDAGNAVQGVFDCVVCNPPFHRGTAVAGDLTEHFLRQAARLLSAQGVAVFVVNAFIPLEKKAAAYFSVVELLVNSGSYKVLVLRK